From Salipiger profundus, a single genomic window includes:
- the istB gene encoding IS21-like element helper ATPase IstB yields MSMTVETATLPTLLTALRLPTVARLWPEFCTRADKEGWPAERLLAALCELELSEREQRRIQRHLAAARLPQGKTLDAFDFLAVPTLSQARVRALVEGDSWLQAGHNLLAFGPPGSGKTHLAGAIGYELIQRGYRVLMARTSDLVQRLQVARQDLALTQEIAKLDKFDLLILDDLSYVRKDQAETSALFELISARYERRSIMITANQPFSGWDAIFPDRAMTIAAIDRLVHHATIFEMNVESYRRRAAYAAATSLSDIEDDRDKQQPEKEIATAKDNSRPATLSSDIET; encoded by the coding sequence ATGAGCATGACCGTGGAAACCGCAACACTGCCGACCTTACTGACGGCGCTCAGGCTGCCCACGGTTGCCCGCCTCTGGCCGGAGTTCTGCACCCGTGCCGACAAGGAGGGTTGGCCGGCCGAACGCTTGTTGGCGGCGCTGTGCGAGCTGGAGCTGAGCGAGCGGGAACAGCGCCGCATCCAACGTCATCTTGCCGCTGCAAGGCTGCCACAAGGGAAAACGCTCGACGCCTTCGACTTCCTGGCGGTCCCCACCTTGAGCCAGGCCCGCGTCAGAGCGCTGGTCGAAGGCGACAGCTGGCTGCAGGCAGGGCACAATTTGCTGGCCTTCGGCCCGCCCGGCTCGGGCAAGACGCACCTCGCGGGGGCCATCGGATACGAACTCATCCAACGAGGGTACCGTGTGCTTATGGCAAGGACGTCGGACCTGGTCCAACGCCTGCAAGTGGCGCGGCAGGACCTGGCGCTCACTCAGGAGATCGCGAAGCTCGACAAGTTCGACCTGCTCATCCTCGACGACCTGTCGTACGTGCGAAAGGACCAGGCCGAGACCAGTGCCCTCTTCGAGCTCATCTCCGCACGATACGAGCGGCGCTCTATCATGATCACGGCCAATCAGCCGTTCAGTGGTTGGGACGCCATCTTCCCCGACAGGGCGATGACCATCGCCGCCATCGATCGGCTCGTTCACCATGCAACAATCTTCGAGATGAACGTCGAAAGCTACCGACGCCGTGCCGCCTATGCCGCCGCGACATCGCTCAGCGACATCGAAGATGACCGCGACAAACAACAGCCCGAAAAGGAGATCGCCACAGCGAAGGACAACTCGCGGCCAGCGACATTGAGCAGCGACATCGAAACTTGA